From Bacillus pumilus, one genomic window encodes:
- a CDS encoding TetR/AcrR family transcriptional regulator — MIRQRKTQNERKEETRKLLLNSAVENFAKYGFHGVSIDKLTEHAGFSKGAFYAHFHSKEEIFLALLKQQMQLHVEKINALIAEQPSLLHFSEKMNQQSIQSREENRTWSLLNMEFLLYSMRNEEVRCQWSNMILQSVKQISQSLENLMKKENLTCALSSEEMAWAILSLENGVAIFHYISQDHIPIDLLEKSLKRIISYK, encoded by the coding sequence ATGATTAGACAAAGAAAGACGCAAAATGAAAGGAAAGAAGAAACAAGAAAATTACTCTTAAATTCTGCAGTTGAGAATTTCGCCAAGTATGGTTTTCATGGGGTCTCCATTGATAAATTGACAGAACATGCGGGATTTAGCAAAGGGGCCTTTTATGCGCATTTTCATTCAAAGGAAGAGATCTTTTTGGCACTATTGAAACAACAAATGCAATTACATGTAGAAAAAATCAATGCTTTAATAGCAGAACAACCTTCTCTTTTACACTTTTCAGAAAAAATGAATCAACAGTCTATTCAAAGTCGTGAAGAAAATCGGACGTGGAGTCTGCTAAACATGGAATTTCTTCTGTATTCAATGAGAAATGAAGAAGTAAGGTGTCAGTGGTCAAATATGATCCTACAATCGGTAAAACAAATATCGCAATCCCTTGAGAATTTGATGAAAAAAGAGAACCTTACATGTGCCCTTTCTTCTGAAGAAATGGCATGGGCAATTCTTTCACTGGAAAATGGTGTAGCAATATTCCACTATATTAGTCAAGACCATATACCAATTGATTTATTAGAAAAATCCCTAAAAAGAATAATTTCATATAAATAA
- a CDS encoding 2,3-butanediol dehydrogenase produces MKALRWHDQKDIRLEEIDEPTVAPGKVKLKVKWCGICGSDLHEYLGGPIFIPVNEPHPLTKEKAPVTLGHEFSGEVVEVGEGVSNYKVGDRVVVEPIFATHGHQGAYNLDENMGFLGLAGGGGGFSEYVSVDEELLHLLPDEISYEQGALVEPSAVALYAVRSSKVQAGDTAAVFGCGPIGLLVIEALKAAGATDIYAVELSKERQEKAKELGAIIVDPSQYEDVVQEIASRTNGGVDVSFEVTGVPVVLKQAIQSTRISGETVIVSIWEKGAEILPNDIVIKERTVKGIIGYRDVFPSVLNLMRKGYFSADTLVTKKIKLDDVIEDGFHALINEKDQVKILVSAE; encoded by the coding sequence ATGAAAGCACTACGCTGGCACGATCAAAAGGACATTCGACTAGAGGAAATTGACGAACCAACAGTTGCTCCAGGAAAAGTGAAACTAAAAGTAAAATGGTGCGGCATTTGTGGTAGTGATTTACATGAATATTTAGGAGGACCGATTTTCATTCCAGTGAATGAACCTCATCCACTTACAAAAGAAAAAGCACCCGTTACGCTGGGACACGAGTTCTCTGGTGAGGTTGTTGAAGTAGGAGAAGGCGTGAGCAATTACAAAGTAGGCGACCGAGTGGTTGTTGAGCCTATTTTTGCGACTCACGGACACCAAGGTGCTTACAACTTAGATGAAAACATGGGCTTTTTAGGACTTGCCGGAGGCGGCGGTGGATTCTCTGAATATGTATCTGTCGATGAAGAATTACTTCATTTATTACCAGACGAAATCTCATATGAGCAAGGTGCGCTTGTAGAGCCTTCTGCAGTTGCTTTATATGCGGTTCGTTCTAGTAAAGTACAAGCTGGGGATACAGCGGCTGTGTTTGGCTGCGGACCAATTGGCTTACTTGTCATTGAAGCATTAAAAGCAGCTGGTGCTACTGATATTTACGCAGTAGAATTATCTAAAGAACGCCAAGAAAAAGCTAAAGAGCTTGGAGCGATCATTGTTGATCCTTCTCAATATGAAGATGTTGTTCAAGAAATCGCAAGCCGTACAAACGGTGGCGTCGATGTTTCTTTTGAAGTGACAGGTGTACCTGTTGTATTGAAGCAAGCCATCCAATCAACAAGAATTTCAGGTGAAACAGTCATTGTGAGCATTTGGGAAAAAGGCGCAGAAATTCTGCCAAATGACATTGTCATTAAAGAACGTACAGTCAAAGGAATTATCGGCTACAGAGACGTATTCCCATCTGTATTAAACTTAATGAGAAAAGGCTATTTCTCTGCAGATACGCTCGTCACGAAAAAAATCAAGCTGGACGATGTGATCGAGGATGGTTTCCATGCATTAATCAATGAAAAAGATCAAGTGAAAATTTTAGTTAGTGCTGAATAA
- a CDS encoding amino acid ABC transporter permease: MQTIDIQFAIDQVPHILKGVPFTLLIALVSMAVSLLIGSVFAFIRLFRIPVLRQLVTLYVSFFRGTPLIVQLFAFFYGLPFVLTKVSGTFGLTFHPDMVSPLAVALITFSLHSAAHLTEVVRSALLAVDKGQLEAAKIVGMTTRQAMMRIILPQAFVVALPNLGNQLIQLLKATSLSFTIGVLEIMGISRIIANDGYQFLETYLVSALIYWLLSIFFELAFALLEKRVSVYGRSLGR, from the coding sequence ATGCAAACCATTGATATTCAATTTGCGATTGACCAAGTACCTCATATTCTAAAAGGCGTTCCTTTTACTTTATTGATTGCACTCGTTTCCATGGCTGTGAGCCTTTTGATCGGATCTGTTTTTGCTTTCATTCGTCTCTTTCGCATTCCTGTACTCAGGCAGCTTGTGACACTCTATGTCTCCTTTTTTAGAGGAACGCCTCTTATTGTTCAGCTGTTCGCTTTCTTTTATGGACTCCCTTTTGTTCTAACCAAAGTGAGCGGTACATTCGGGCTGACCTTTCATCCAGATATGGTCTCCCCATTAGCTGTTGCCCTCATTACCTTCAGCCTCCATTCAGCCGCCCATTTAACAGAGGTGGTTCGGAGTGCACTCCTTGCGGTAGACAAAGGGCAGCTTGAAGCGGCAAAAATTGTGGGTATGACGACGCGCCAGGCGATGATGCGCATTATTTTGCCGCAGGCCTTTGTGGTCGCCTTACCGAATCTAGGCAATCAGCTCATTCAGCTATTAAAAGCCACCTCTCTTTCGTTTACGATTGGAGTACTTGAAATCATGGGGATTTCCCGGATCATTGCGAATGACGGCTATCAGTTTTTAGAAACGTACCTCGTCTCTGCTTTGATCTATTGGCTGCTGAGCATTTTCTTTGAACTCGCTTTTGCCTTGTTAGAGAAACGTGTCAGCGTGTACGGAAGATCTCTTGGACGTTAA
- the cyoE gene encoding heme o synthase gives MGKKIHKTKMEIIAQTVKSGIIKSNLIPMCAGLTLALYTYQIDILHKSIEILLAFAGSILLIGAAGALNNLYDRDIDSVMNRTKNRPTVTGEVNPKKVLWLSILMSVLGLGFLAFTTYLAAIIGLIGLFFYIFPYTIWSKRKTVYNTEIGSISGAMPPLIGWAAISPDISHPAIMGLFFITIIWQMPHFYSIAIRKQNEYKAANIPMLPVVKGMKRTYLQTNLYILAITLSSFLFHSLSIGLVLVSFFLGLIWICLSILGYKRMHSEKWASIMFVYSLIYMTTLYSTVIIYSLTRQIF, from the coding sequence ATGGGGAAAAAAATTCACAAAACGAAAATGGAAATAATCGCTCAAACAGTTAAATCAGGGATTATTAAATCAAATTTGATCCCAATGTGTGCTGGCTTAACCTTGGCATTATACACATATCAAATTGACATCCTTCATAAATCTATTGAGATACTATTGGCTTTTGCAGGTTCAATTTTATTAATTGGTGCTGCTGGAGCTTTAAACAATTTGTATGATAGGGACATAGATTCAGTGATGAATAGAACAAAAAACAGACCTACTGTAACAGGAGAAGTCAATCCTAAAAAAGTTCTATGGCTTAGTATTTTAATGTCTGTTTTAGGACTAGGCTTTTTAGCATTTACAACCTATCTAGCAGCTATTATAGGATTGATTGGTTTATTTTTTTATATTTTTCCTTATACAATATGGAGTAAAAGAAAAACCGTATACAACACAGAAATTGGTAGTATTTCTGGAGCAATGCCTCCTCTCATTGGTTGGGCAGCTATTTCACCAGATATATCACACCCAGCTATTATGGGGTTGTTTTTCATTACAATTATTTGGCAGATGCCGCATTTTTATTCGATAGCTATTAGAAAACAAAATGAATACAAGGCAGCAAACATTCCCATGTTACCGGTTGTAAAAGGAATGAAAAGAACATACTTACAAACGAATCTTTATATCTTAGCAATTACCTTAAGCAGTTTTCTTTTCCATTCTTTAAGCATAGGGCTTGTGCTTGTATCCTTTTTTTTAGGCCTTATATGGATTTGCTTAAGTATTTTGGGTTACAAGCGAATGCATTCCGAGAAGTGGGCATCAATTATGTTTGTCTATTCACTAATTTATATGACAACTCTTTATTCAACGGTCATTATCTATTCTCTTACTCGTCAAATTTTTTGA
- a CDS encoding acyl-CoA dehydrogenase family protein, which translates to MSKALFVDTDFQKTWLNQLESLRETIEQTAKEHDEGAYFPEKNIESLVEMGYTTLSLPAEYGGGGQSVKDMVLFQETLGSMDGATALSIGWHQGVVGEIYEKKQWSEKQLQFFAEEVKKGALVNRAVSEAQTGSPTRGGKPGTTATRSDDEWIINGRKIFTTMSPALTYFLVGVWIEEKEAMGFFLIHRETEGVSIEETWNVVGMRGTESHDLILDQVKVSDDMLVEVQKGPRGGTLNPWIAHIPSCYLGIAQAARDYAVQYAITYSPNSISGTISDLPNVQTLIGEIDLLLKQARHVIYSTTTLYEKPEKRELLINEFGAVKHTVVNHSLQVVDKAMRLVGAKSLSLDCPLQRYYRDIRAGLHNPPMDDMTISKIAKQAIEEKKES; encoded by the coding sequence TTGTCTAAAGCATTATTTGTCGATACCGATTTTCAAAAAACATGGCTCAATCAACTAGAATCTCTTCGTGAAACGATCGAACAAACGGCAAAAGAACATGATGAAGGCGCTTATTTTCCTGAAAAAAATATTGAATCATTAGTAGAGATGGGCTATACGACGTTGTCTCTTCCTGCTGAATACGGAGGCGGAGGTCAATCTGTGAAGGATATGGTTCTGTTTCAAGAGACGCTCGGCAGCATGGACGGAGCAACTGCCTTATCAATCGGCTGGCACCAAGGGGTTGTAGGCGAAATCTACGAAAAGAAACAATGGAGTGAAAAGCAGCTGCAATTCTTTGCGGAAGAAGTGAAGAAGGGCGCCCTTGTCAACCGTGCCGTAAGCGAGGCGCAGACAGGCAGTCCAACAAGAGGTGGGAAGCCTGGAACAACAGCCACCAGATCAGATGATGAGTGGATCATCAATGGACGTAAAATTTTCACAACGATGTCACCAGCGCTTACATACTTTTTAGTCGGCGTATGGATCGAAGAAAAAGAGGCGATGGGTTTCTTCTTAATTCATCGTGAGACAGAAGGTGTTTCAATAGAAGAAACGTGGAATGTTGTGGGCATGAGAGGAACAGAAAGCCATGATTTAATCTTAGATCAGGTTAAGGTCTCAGATGACATGCTTGTTGAGGTGCAAAAAGGGCCGCGGGGTGGTACGCTAAATCCTTGGATTGCACACATTCCTTCCTGCTATTTAGGGATTGCGCAAGCGGCAAGAGACTATGCTGTTCAGTATGCCATCACCTATTCACCGAACAGTATCAGCGGAACGATTAGTGATCTGCCAAATGTCCAAACACTTATTGGTGAAATTGACTTACTATTAAAGCAAGCACGCCACGTCATCTACTCAACGACCACATTGTATGAAAAGCCGGAGAAAAGAGAGCTGTTAATCAATGAATTCGGCGCTGTGAAACATACAGTGGTCAATCACAGTCTGCAAGTTGTTGATAAAGCCATGCGTTTAGTCGGTGCAAAAAGCTTAAGCCTTGACTGTCCACTGCAGCGTTACTATCGAGATATTCGTGCCGGGCTCCATAACCCGCCAATGGACGATATGACGATTTCAAAAATCGCGAAGCAAGCTATTGAAGAGAAAAAAGAAAGCTAA
- a CDS encoding amino acid ABC transporter substrate-binding protein, whose protein sequence is MKQKTAFMMSGVLLFLLSLIGCSSVKTTTDDGRQIVKVALSAEVNPPFLATNDRNEPIGYNIDYLNEVEKRLPHVHFDYIFGEEESNLIGVGAGKFEMAANWFFSNPEREKRFLYPKVPYGYSMTGLIVDESDKEIRSLDDMTSKKLAPVSPSGGLRSILNQYNKEHNPDIPLTTIESPSNELNLKRVESGRSDAAFMNISTFDTIQKHLNLKVKVGGIVSKEPIYLVLQPSEKQLAADLDRITQEMIDDGTLPKLAKKWFGVDFFQNIDDISEQGDQNEERKEAS, encoded by the coding sequence ATGAAGCAAAAGACAGCATTCATGATGTCCGGTGTCCTTCTGTTTCTCCTTTCTCTGATTGGCTGCAGCAGTGTGAAAACCACGACAGATGACGGCAGACAAATTGTGAAAGTCGCACTGAGTGCAGAGGTCAATCCACCCTTTTTAGCAACAAATGACCGAAACGAACCGATTGGCTATAACATTGATTATTTAAATGAAGTGGAAAAGAGGCTTCCCCACGTACATTTTGATTACATTTTTGGCGAGGAAGAATCCAATTTAATCGGTGTAGGCGCAGGGAAGTTTGAAATGGCGGCTAATTGGTTTTTTAGTAACCCTGAACGTGAAAAGCGGTTCCTTTACCCTAAGGTCCCGTATGGCTATTCGATGACAGGTTTAATTGTTGATGAATCAGACAAGGAGATTCGATCGCTTGATGATATGACATCTAAAAAACTGGCTCCTGTCAGTCCTAGCGGAGGCTTGCGTTCGATATTAAATCAATATAATAAAGAGCATAATCCGGATATTCCACTGACGACCATTGAAAGTCCTTCAAATGAACTCAACTTAAAACGTGTTGAAAGCGGACGGTCCGATGCAGCATTTATGAACATTTCAACCTTTGATACCATTCAAAAGCATTTGAACCTAAAGGTCAAAGTTGGCGGCATTGTGTCAAAGGAGCCTATCTATCTTGTCTTACAGCCAAGCGAGAAGCAGCTTGCAGCAGATTTGGACCGGATCACACAAGAAATGATTGATGATGGAACACTGCCTAAGCTTGCGAAAAAGTGGTTTGGTGTTGATTTCTTTCAAAATATTGATGACATCTCAGAGCAAGGGGATCAAAATGAAGAAAGGAAGGAAGCGTCATGA
- a CDS encoding SDR family oxidoreductase, with amino-acid sequence MNFKGKTVIITGAANGIGKAIACGYAKEGACVVLADIDEEKGKRLEEQLRKESYEVYFIKTDMKQEKNIQRLMSFAAERCKTIDILINNAGVMCTVSPYELTVDEWDRVLHTNLRGTFLCAREAARYIKENPKGGSIVNISSTRATMSEPHTEAYAASKGGISALTHALAASFSPDHITVNSISPGWIETKDEENLREVDHKQHLSNRVGAPKDIVKACFYLTDEDNQFVTGTDLVVDGGMTRKMIYAD; translated from the coding sequence CTGAATTTTAAAGGAAAAACCGTTATCATCACAGGCGCAGCCAATGGAATTGGTAAAGCGATCGCCTGCGGCTATGCAAAAGAAGGGGCGTGTGTGGTGCTTGCGGATATAGATGAAGAGAAGGGGAAGCGTTTGGAGGAGCAGCTGAGAAAAGAGTCCTATGAAGTTTATTTCATCAAAACAGATATGAAACAAGAGAAGAATATCCAGCGCTTAATGTCGTTTGCAGCGGAGCGCTGCAAAACGATTGATATCCTCATCAATAATGCCGGTGTCATGTGCACAGTATCGCCTTATGAATTAACGGTCGATGAGTGGGATCGTGTGTTACATACGAACCTAAGAGGGACTTTTCTATGTGCAAGAGAAGCAGCACGTTATATAAAAGAGAATCCAAAAGGCGGTTCTATTGTGAACATTTCATCCACCCGCGCGACAATGTCAGAGCCTCATACGGAAGCATATGCTGCATCAAAAGGCGGAATATCAGCACTGACTCATGCCTTGGCTGCTTCTTTTAGCCCGGATCACATCACGGTGAATAGCATTTCCCCTGGATGGATTGAAACGAAGGATGAGGAGAATCTTCGAGAGGTCGACCACAAGCAGCATCTTTCCAATCGAGTCGGGGCGCCAAAGGATATTGTGAAGGCTTGCTTTTATTTAACAGATGAAGACAATCAATTTGTGACGGGTACAGATTTAGTCGTTGATGGTGGCATGACCAGAAAGATGATCTATGCTGATTAA
- a CDS encoding MFS transporter produces the protein MKKHWRDMSLLLGAIGIANIGEWIYMIALHLLIFQETGSVLAVTAVYMLRPAAAFLTNSWSGSLVDRLNQRNVMISLDITRAILIACVPFALFSGHLLILYVMVFLIQMAQAMFHPASMVYMTGLIPADNRKRFNAIRSLLQSGGFLLGPAAAGLLFLIGTPVFSIYINAICLLISALLTMCLPNLLKQDAGQNGFSLSMLKEDAKLVLRFSLTSRQIMTVYLLFSAAITVLPTAIDSLETAFAKEVLLLTDTEYGLLVSIAGAGIITGAGLNSVIVERLPVSIMLGIGSLFVACGYLIYAFSSTLFVAAVGFFILAFFLAFANTGFMTFYQTNIPVEVMGRVASFYALVEAILTMMMTGVSGGLAHVLSIRTSVVIGCVCMLLVCLLLCFVIFRPLNVKKIVHPT, from the coding sequence ATGAAAAAACATTGGCGGGATATGAGTTTGCTGCTTGGAGCCATCGGAATTGCGAACATAGGAGAATGGATTTATATGATTGCTCTCCATCTGCTCATTTTTCAAGAAACGGGCTCTGTGCTGGCTGTAACAGCCGTCTATATGCTGAGACCGGCTGCAGCTTTTTTGACAAACAGCTGGTCTGGCAGTTTGGTTGACAGGCTGAATCAGCGGAATGTGATGATCAGCTTAGATATCACCCGGGCTATCCTGATCGCATGTGTACCCTTTGCGTTATTTTCAGGACATCTGCTGATCCTGTATGTGATGGTGTTTCTCATTCAAATGGCACAAGCGATGTTTCATCCAGCTTCGATGGTATATATGACAGGATTGATCCCGGCGGATAATCGAAAACGGTTTAATGCCATTCGCTCATTATTACAATCGGGTGGATTTTTACTTGGACCCGCAGCAGCAGGTCTGCTTTTTTTAATCGGTACACCTGTTTTTTCAATTTATATAAATGCGATCTGTTTGTTGATATCTGCTCTGTTAACGATGTGTTTACCGAATTTGCTAAAACAAGATGCTGGCCAAAATGGCTTTTCCCTTTCAATGTTAAAAGAGGATGCGAAGCTTGTTCTTCGGTTTAGTTTGACATCACGCCAGATTATGACGGTGTATTTATTGTTTAGTGCCGCCATCACGGTGCTTCCTACTGCCATTGACTCTCTTGAAACAGCCTTTGCAAAAGAAGTGCTGCTGCTGACTGATACAGAATATGGTCTTCTTGTCAGTATAGCTGGGGCAGGCATCATCACAGGCGCAGGTCTCAATTCGGTGATTGTGGAGAGGCTGCCTGTTTCGATCATGCTTGGGATTGGCAGTTTGTTTGTTGCATGTGGCTATCTCATTTATGCTTTTTCCAGCACATTGTTTGTAGCCGCTGTTGGTTTTTTTATACTAGCATTCTTTTTAGCATTTGCGAACACAGGTTTTATGACTTTCTATCAAACGAATATCCCGGTAGAGGTCATGGGGAGGGTAGCCAGTTTTTATGCTTTGGTTGAAGCCATTCTGACGATGATGATGACAGGGGTCTCTGGTGGACTTGCACATGTTTTATCAATCCGAACCTCCGTTGTCATCGGGTGTGTATGTATGCTTCTTGTCTGTTTATTGCTATGTTTTGTCATCTTTCGTCCATTGAATGTCAAAAAAATAGTGCATCCTACTTAG
- a CDS encoding manganese catalase family protein — protein MFYHIKELQYEAKPSKPDPLYAKKLQEVLGGQYGEISVMMQYLFQGFNCRADQKYRDLLFDIGTEEIGHVEMLATMIARLLDKAPVKEQEEAYQSDPALAAVMGGMNPQHAIVAGLGAMAADSQGYPWNAKYIIASGNLMADFRANLNAESQGRLQVTRLYEMTDDRGVKDMLSFLIARDTYHQNMWLAAIKELEEREGDVVVPTTFPRSLEKQQVSYDLFNFSRGEASKEGRWAYGRSMDGKGEFRYISAPVVFGSAPKLKPAPKELFNTPKKGE, from the coding sequence ATGTTTTATCACATCAAAGAACTGCAATATGAAGCAAAGCCCTCAAAGCCTGATCCGCTTTACGCGAAAAAGCTGCAAGAAGTATTAGGCGGACAGTATGGAGAAATTAGTGTCATGATGCAATATTTATTTCAAGGCTTTAATTGCCGGGCAGATCAAAAATACAGAGATTTATTGTTTGACATAGGGACAGAGGAAATTGGTCATGTCGAAATGCTGGCGACGATGATCGCGCGTTTACTAGATAAAGCACCAGTTAAGGAACAAGAAGAGGCGTATCAAAGTGACCCCGCACTAGCAGCTGTTATGGGCGGAATGAATCCTCAGCATGCAATTGTTGCCGGTTTAGGAGCAATGGCAGCGGATAGTCAAGGGTATCCGTGGAATGCCAAGTATATCATTGCAAGCGGAAATTTAATGGCTGATTTTAGGGCCAACTTAAATGCAGAATCACAAGGGAGGCTTCAGGTCACAAGGCTCTACGAAATGACCGATGATCGCGGCGTGAAGGATATGCTTTCTTTTCTTATTGCCCGTGATACATATCATCAAAATATGTGGCTTGCGGCCATTAAAGAATTAGAAGAACGAGAAGGGGACGTCGTCGTACCAACCACCTTCCCGCGCTCACTAGAAAAACAGCAAGTATCCTATGATCTGTTTAACTTCTCAAGAGGAGAAGCAAGCAAGGAAGGCAGATGGGCATATGGCCGAAGCATGGATGGAAAAGGGGAATTCAGATATATTTCTGCACCAGTCGTGTTCGGTTCCGCACCAAAACTAAAACCCGCACCAAAGGAACTGTTTAACACACCGAAAAAAGGCGAATAA
- the blaBPU gene encoding BPU family class D beta-lactamase — protein MKKKYIKWLFTGMMLMALCISQPSSTEGASPAWSVDEFLKDREGTFVIQEVKEKSPWVYNKKRAKERFAPQSTFKVANALIGLQTGAVRDEYDIKYWDGVKREIDHWNRDHTLGSGMRDSVVWYYQAMARDIGEERMSQWVKAIHYGNEDISGGIDQFWLSSTLRISPVEQVRFLKQLYEETLPFDLNAMRTVKRMMIQEEEKHTTLYGKTGSGSGIGWYVGFIKHENKTYIFATNIEGTGIEAKEITYRILKKYHLIEASV, from the coding sequence TTGAAGAAAAAGTATATAAAATGGCTGTTTACTGGCATGATGCTGATGGCACTTTGTATAAGCCAGCCTTCATCAACTGAAGGAGCATCACCAGCATGGTCAGTAGATGAATTCTTGAAAGACCGAGAAGGCACATTTGTGATTCAAGAAGTAAAAGAAAAGTCGCCCTGGGTGTATAACAAAAAAAGAGCGAAAGAGCGCTTTGCACCTCAATCGACATTTAAGGTAGCAAATGCCTTAATCGGACTCCAAACAGGCGCAGTGAGAGATGAATATGACATCAAATATTGGGACGGAGTGAAAAGAGAGATTGACCACTGGAATAGGGATCATACACTAGGATCTGGCATGAGAGATTCAGTCGTCTGGTACTATCAAGCCATGGCCCGTGACATCGGTGAAGAACGCATGAGTCAGTGGGTGAAAGCCATTCATTATGGGAACGAAGACATATCTGGCGGAATCGATCAATTTTGGTTAAGCAGTACGTTGCGTATTTCTCCAGTTGAACAAGTTCGTTTCCTCAAACAGCTATATGAAGAGACTCTCCCATTTGACCTAAACGCCATGAGAACGGTCAAACGAATGATGATTCAAGAAGAAGAGAAACACACCACCCTATACGGAAAAACAGGCTCCGGCTCAGGCATCGGCTGGTACGTAGGCTTCATCAAACATGAAAACAAAACCTACATCTTCGCCACAAATATCGAAGGCACCGGAATAGAAGCAAAAGAAATCACCTATCGCATTTTGAAAAAATATCATTTGATTGAAGCATCCGTTTAG
- a CDS encoding amino acid ABC transporter permease has translation MTFTAGDWLRIFLQVLERLPLTFLIITVSLFFAIIIGLLFAFIRIKQIPVLKQLAVIYLSFTRSTPLIVQLFLIYFGLPQLLLVAGIQINHWDRVLFVMMTFSLHTGAYLSEVFRSAYSSVGKDQLEAAYIVGMTDTQALIRIIIPQAFLIALPNLGNYTIDLVKDTAIAFTIGLIDIMGQVKIILGNNYGIGMFEVYAIIAIVYWLICMSIELITMLLERKFVKGRTSLSR, from the coding sequence ATGACGTTTACAGCTGGAGATTGGCTGCGCATCTTTTTACAGGTGCTTGAACGCCTGCCACTCACTTTTCTCATTATTACGGTGTCATTGTTTTTTGCTATCATCATCGGGTTGCTATTTGCTTTCATTCGTATCAAGCAAATCCCAGTGCTGAAGCAATTGGCTGTTATCTATTTATCTTTTACACGAAGTACGCCTTTAATTGTTCAGTTGTTTTTGATTTATTTTGGACTGCCTCAGCTTTTACTTGTGGCAGGGATTCAAATCAATCATTGGGATCGTGTGTTATTTGTGATGATGACGTTTTCTTTACATACTGGCGCTTATTTATCTGAAGTCTTTCGCAGTGCGTATTCATCTGTTGGGAAGGACCAGCTGGAGGCCGCCTACATTGTTGGGATGACAGATACACAGGCCTTGATCAGGATTATTATCCCGCAGGCCTTTCTCATTGCACTGCCAAACCTCGGAAATTACACCATTGATCTCGTGAAAGACACAGCGATTGCCTTTACAATCGGACTTATTGATATCATGGGACAGGTGAAGATCATTTTAGGAAATAACTACGGGATCGGCATGTTTGAAGTGTACGCGATCATTGCGATTGTGTATTGGCTCATTTGCATGAGCATTGAACTGATCACCATGCTGCTTGAAAGGAAATTTGTAAAAGGCCGCACCAGCCTGTCACGTTAA
- a CDS encoding amino acid ABC transporter ATP-binding protein, giving the protein MISATNLHKSYGQTHVLKGIDFTVTEGEVVAIIGPSGSGKTTLLRSLNSLDIPDKGELTVGEATIQFERYQKKDLLKLRQQSSMVFQHYHLFQNKRALENITEGLIVSQNMSKKEAEKVGEQFLTRIGLLHKKDAFPSELSGGQQQRIGIARALAMNPSVLLFDEPTSALDPEMVGEILEMIKDIASQGMTMVIVTHEISFAKDVADTVIFMADGEIVEKGSPEDVLLKPQHERTKQFLSRIHRGMWQGSEKDK; this is encoded by the coding sequence ATGATCTCAGCTACTAATCTACATAAATCTTATGGGCAGACCCATGTGTTAAAAGGCATTGATTTCACCGTAACGGAAGGTGAAGTGGTCGCAATTATTGGACCGAGCGGATCAGGAAAAACAACACTTCTTCGCAGTTTAAACAGCCTCGACATTCCAGATAAAGGAGAGCTGACGGTTGGTGAAGCCACGATTCAATTTGAACGATATCAAAAAAAAGATCTTCTAAAACTCAGGCAGCAATCTTCCATGGTGTTTCAGCATTATCACTTGTTTCAAAATAAACGAGCACTTGAAAATATTACAGAAGGATTGATTGTGTCTCAAAACATGTCTAAGAAAGAAGCAGAAAAGGTCGGAGAGCAATTTTTAACGCGGATTGGACTGCTTCATAAAAAAGATGCATTTCCGAGTGAATTATCTGGCGGTCAGCAGCAGCGAATTGGCATAGCCCGCGCTCTTGCGATGAACCCTTCGGTGCTTTTGTTTGATGAACCTACGTCGGCACTGGACCCAGAGATGGTAGGAGAAATTCTTGAAATGATCAAAGATATTGCGAGCCAAGGAATGACGATGGTCATTGTGACACATGAAATTTCTTTTGCAAAGGACGTGGCGGATACGGTGATCTTTATGGCAGATGGCGAAATTGTTGAAAAAGGCTCACCAGAAGACGTCCTGTTGAAACCACAGCATGAACGAACGAAACAATTTTTATCAAGGATTCATCGCGGAATGTGGCAAGGATCGGAGAAAGACAAATGA